The nucleotide sequence acagagcgagagagagagacagagcgagagagagagacagagcgagagagactgagagagcgcgtgagagacagacagagcgagagagagacagacagagcgagagagagacagacagagcgagagagagacagacagagcgagagagacagacagacagagcgagagagagagacagacagagcgagagagagagacagagcgagagagagagacagagcgagagagagagacagagcgagagagagagacagacagacagacagagcgagagagagagacagacagacagacagagcgagagagagagagagacagacagacagagcgagagaggcagagagcgagagcgaaagcgagagagacagagcgaaagcgagagagacagagcgaaagcgagagagacagagcattagagagagagagacagagcattagagagagagagacagagcattaGAGCGAACCAGAgacaagagcgagagagaaagacagcgcaaaagagagacagagcgcgagagagaacgcgagagagagacagagacagaacgagagagacagacagacagaacgagagagagacggggggtgggggggggagagtaatCGATTATGAaatagaaagagacagacagagaaatagagagagacagacagacagacagagagagagagacagagagagagacagagagagagacagagacagagagagagagagagacagacagacagacagagagagagacagacagacagagagagagagacagacagagagagagagagacagacagacagagagagagagagagacagacagacagagagagagagagagacagacagagagagagagagacagacagacagagagagagagagagagacagacagagagagagacagacagagagagagacagagagagacagacagacagagagagagacagacagagagagagacagacagagagagagacagacagagagagagagacagacagacagagagagagacagacagacagagagagagacagacagacagacagagagacagacagacagagagagagagacagacagacagagagagagagacagacagagagagagagacagacagagagagacagacagacagagagagacagacagagagagagagacagacagacagacagagagagagagagacagacagacagagagagacagacagacagacagagagagagacagacagacagacagagagagagacagagagagagagagacagagagagagagacagagagagagagacagacagagagacagacagacagacagagagagacagacagagagagagagagagacagacagagagagacagacagagagacagagagagacagagacagacagacagagagacagagacagacagacagagagacagacagacagagagagagacagacagagagacagacagagagagagacacagagagagacagacagacagatagagagagacagacagacagagagacagagacagacagagagagacagacagagagagagagacagagagagagacagagagagagacagagagagagacagagagacagagacagacagagagagacagacagagagagacagacagagagagacagagagagagagacagagagagagagacagagagagacagagacagagagacagagagacagagagacagagagacagagagacagacacagacagacagacagagagacagagagagagacagagagagagagagacagagacagagagagagagagagacagagacagagagagagagagagagagacagagagagagagacagagagacagagagacagagagacagagagacagagagagacagagagagacagagagagacagagagagacagagagagacagagagagacagagagagagacagagagagagagagttctactGTTTGAGCCAAGCTACACAAGCCCAGTTTCCCTCCCTCCAGAATTTTGTGTGGAAGTCTGGAAGCTCGGGTTGATGCCGGACAGAGGTTTTCCTTACCCAGAGAGCGGAAGAGCTCGGGACCTGCATACTTGCCCTCGAAGAAGACAGTGTTGTTGCTGGGATTGAAAGCTCGGCACATCCGCAGGAGCACCACCTCCAGCgagcctgcagagagagagagagacaataatGTCTGAGGAAGGCTTGGAGTCCTCTGCCCCTCGCTTCAAAGGCAGGGCTACACAGAAACCCCTCATCCCACCCGCTTGCCCCCCGCCACAGGTTCTTCccaggaacttttttttttacattcctccccttccctccctctctgataCATGCATAGcgagctgtatggctgtgaaacatgggggaCTTACAGCTtccaggaaaagaaactcaatcatttccatcttcactgtctgtggcggACTAAGGGTATATGCTGGCAGGACAACATCATaaatgggagctctgcctttgagaggactgccacaagactgatcaaacagaggcggcttcggtggatcggacacgcccGCAGGTTGGAAGACggctgcatacccaaggaccttctgtctcGCCGGGGCCGGACGACTAGTGAGGCACCCAAAACTCCGCTTCAAGGACGCTTGCAATGAAGGACCTCAATGTCGActgtcgcacctgggagtcactggctggcgaaagagggaaatggcgacatgtCCGGTGCACTGGCGTGCAccaccacgatgaccagtggctacagcagcttggcaacaggcgccgacGTCAAAAACATCAACTCACAGGGTCacctggcagcttcacgtgcacctGCCTCTcggggattggccttcacagccatcagcaaaggtgcagcaagagaagacacccccacctaaacggattgtttgctgcgtgtccatcatctttcatagatggaaggatgctgacCAGCCAACTCGCCCTCTCCTGTGAGCTCCAGGGTTTCTGGCTGATCACCACGTGGGTATCTCCATGGTGGGGAGTCTGATCCCTCCCTTACACAGTGAGCCAAGGCCACTGGAGAACCTTTGCAAGTCAGAACATACGGCCGATTGTCACCCCCACCCTCGCCCATCTAAAACGTTTAATTCAATTCCGGCCTCTCGCgcgtcccccgattcccatcgctccaccattggcggccgtgccttcagctgcctgggaggccctaagctctggaattcccctccctaaacctctccgcctctctctctgtctctcctcctttcagacgctccttaaaaccgacctctttgaccgagcttctgGTCGCCCGtccccctaatatctccttgtgtagctCGGCATTACATTTTTATTTGGAATCGCCCCCGTGAAACGCCTCGGGGAATTTGCTTACAGgcttacagcacaggagcaggccattcagcccatcacctctgtgctgtctctttgaaagagctacccaattagtcccactcactctgctctttccccaaagccctgaaaatttctcccctttcagtatttatccaattgcccttttgaaagttactattgaatctgcttccaccgccctttcaggcagcgcgttccagatcacaacaactcactgcgttaaaacaacattctcctcatctccccctctgcttcttttaccaattatcttcaatctgtgtccctctggttaccgaccctcctgccactggaaacagtttctccttatttactccatcaaaacccttcctgattctgaacgccccgattaaatctcccccttaaccttctctgctctaaggagaacaatcccagcttctcccagtctctccacgttAACTGCTCCCGTTCCGGTaaaatctccctccgcaccctctccgaggCCTTGCTTCTCCTGTGTTAAGGCCTGCCGTTGATCGTGGCTGCACTCAGCCTTTACCTGCTTTGAGAAGCACAATCTGGTCGTTCTGACACAGCTCCATGAAGCCCTCAATCCGCTTGGCGAACTCAACCACGTACTGGATGGCGTCAGTGATGCTGTGCGCGCACTTCTGCCACATCTCCTCGGTGGACTGAAGAGACAGGAGGGATGGAAGGGGAGAAAGCAGGCACTGAAATTAGTCAAATGTAGATTGAAACCATACTCAGGAACAACTTGGGGAGAGGAAGAtgaggtggtggggagagggatggagtcggcgattgggggggggggggggaaagagtacaAATCTGAGAGGGGCATTTCACAGGAAACCTGGGATAATTTGGGCCCAAGATAGTCCTTCACTTCGAGGATTCGAGGGGACACAGTGAGGGGTGTCAAAGAGAATTGGGGAACTTATATTTGCTGAGAGTGTTACGGGACAGAGGAACTTATTACTAGCGGGAGAGAAGGGACAGAATACAGGGTTTGATAAAGGATGGGATCGATTCCCTTTAGGACAggagctggtggggggggggggtggggtggggggtgtggtggagGTGGGGAGAGGGCTATTAATTCCAGGGAGGGAGTTGGAAGTGGAGGATATGGTTTTTTTTTTTGCGCCTCTCCCGGGGAGATTTCAGGTGGCCGGGGAGTGTCTGTATTGTGCTGCACAAGGGCGAGCGGGACAGACTGGATGGACCAGGGCGTCACTGTGGCTCGCTGAGGTTTGATAGTCCGTCACCTTTTTATCCTCTTCGCCAATGGCTGAGGGTCACAGTGCAACTGGCACGCCGATCTCAACAGAGAAAAGGCGACAAAttcgtaaaaaaagaaaaaaagcattAATAGTCTTTCAGAATGGGCATGTAATCGGCAGATGGGTTTCAATGAAAATAAGGGTGGTGTATTTTGGTGGGAAGGATGAAAGTAGGCCATATTCTGCTTGGATAATAAGAGTCAATATGgtgtggatgggctgaatggcctgtttctctgctgtaaacacGGGGTAGTTCTATATAAAAACTGGAATTGACTCTTGTTTTTAAGGGCTGGCCTCAGTGTCTAACCCCATTGAGATCCCCCTGGTTTTCTCACCTTCCTTTGGTAGCTTTCGACCTCGGCCTGCGAGAACATCTTCCAACGAAGAGACTGGACCTGCTCAGGCAAGAACTGGCATGTTTCCCGGTGCGACTTTATGACGTTCTGTATCACGTGATCTGAGGGGGTGGGGAAAAGGTCGAGTGTATCGCGTAAATCATTCAGCACCAACCCCCCCCAGGCAGACACCCTCACAATGTCCTACACGCGATGCtgtttcccaccccacccccccccccccccccagacctgCCCCCCACTTCCCAGTCAGGTAACACATCTCTATCCGctcttccctccctcacactaGCAGCGTCAGATCAGTCAAGAATCGAACCCCTGCACACGACCACTGTCACTCCCAACCCCGCACAGTACTCAGTgccgggacctttgctctttgtagtacatatgaatgatttggaggaaaatgtcgctggtctgattagtaagtttgcggacggcacaaaggttggtggagttgcggataatgatgaggattgtcagaggatacagcaggatatagatcggttggagacgtgggcggagaaatggcacatggagtttaatccggacaaatgtgaggtaatgcattttggaagatctaatgcagttgggaagtatacagtaaatggcagaacccttaggagtattgacaggcagagagatctgggcgtacaggtccacaggtcacaaagtggcaacgcaggtggataaggtagtcaagaaggcatacggcatgcttgccttcatcggtcggggcatagagtataaaaataggcaagtcatgctgcagctgtacagaaccttagtcaggccacacatagaatattgcgtgcaattctggtcgccacactaccagaaggacgtggaggctttggtgagggtacagaagaggtttatcaggatgttgcctggtctggagggcattagctatgaggagaggttggataaactcggattgttttcactggaacgagggaggtggaggggcgacatgacagaggtttacaaagttataagcggcatggacagagtggatagtcagaagctttttcccagggtggaagagtcagttactagggaacataggtttaaggtgcgaggggaaaagtttagaggggatgtgcgaggcaagtgctttacacagagggtggtgagtgcctggaacttgctgccaggggaggtggtggaagcagatacgatagcgacgtttaagaggcatcttgacaaatacatgaataggatgggaatagagggatacggaccccggaagtgcagaaggttttagtttagacaggcatcaagatcggcgtaggcttggagggccgaatggcctgttcctgtgctgtactgttctttgtttttttgaaTCTCTCATGGTGAAGGTGGaacttaagaatgcagagagacacaGACTCATTCCCACACgcagatatacaaaaacacacacacgcacgatATACCCAAAGACAGATACGTGCAAGACAAACACAGACAGATATACATaaaaacacatacacaaacagagacagatatacacacacagatatacaaaaacacacacgcaTGCATAGACACACACGCAGATCCagccagacgcacacacacagacacagatgttCAGATTCACAGAAACAATACCTCGCTGTTTGTTGCTCTACTCCTTCACTGTTTATGATACTCCCTCCCCGTGTATCTCTCCCTCGCTATCCATCATTCAATTCTCTCTGTCGCAGTCTTGTTCTCTTTCTGCCTGACCCTTCTGTCTCCAGATCTAGCAGctacccctctctctcactctccctccgtcactcttccccccacccctatTCTGTGTGGGGAATACCACACCCAAAAGGCTGTTTACACAAATCTATTACAATCCCTCCCCCCTGACCACCTAAAGAAAGAttttcatttctatagcacctttcatcaccctcaggatgtcccaaaatgctttacagccaaggaggagctttttgaaatgtagtcactgttgtaatgcaggaagcgcggcagccaatttgcgcacagcaagatcccacaagtagcaacctGATAATAAACCAGACCATCTGTTCTGAGGGATAGATATCGagcccccaggacaccggggagaactccccccccccacccccccccccactgccgtcccccctccccacccctgctctccttccacagtggccgtgggatcttttacatccacccaaatgggcagacagtggggggggggggcatcaatTTACCAAGCTATGGGGAAACAGCCAGCATAGacccgatggactgaatggcctccctttgtgcagtactattctatgattctaatctgtGAGGTGTTgctagaccgggagccaatgtaagttagcaagcacggaggggggggggggggggggggtggggggagggagggtaaTGGGTGAACGGTGCCACGTAGGATTCGGAGCCGGTTTGGGAAGCAGCGGTCCCGCGCGATCTACTTACCAAGCTCTGTGACAGATGTCAGTGGCGTGCCGTGGAGCCTCGCGAAGCTGGGCCTCGTGAGGAAATCCGCTCCGCCCGGGCTCTGGGAGAAAGGCCGATGCTTCAGCTCGTTCAACTGCAACGCCGACTGGTCTGGACACGAGCCCAGTTCCAAGGCGCAACAGCCCTGACCTCCGATCCCGGGCTTGCCCGCGCTGGGGACGTGACCAGTGGGGATGGACTCCTGGGCGGGCTTAGGCTGCCCCTGGGCCGCAGTGGTGGGGGCGTAGGCCCGCGCTGCAGCCTCAGCCttgcctggctgctgctgctgctgctgcatccGGTGCTTCTGTACCTCAGCGTGCAGGCTGTCCCTCTGCTTCTTTGACATGCGCCCGAATTTGACAGCTGAAAGAAACAAAACAGAGGCCCCAGTTTAGTAACAACGTGGAATTTATCCAGCATCGCCTGAAGTTGTACTCCAGGCCGCGGTTTCAAGGTAGAGTCTCGGACTTGCCAAATCCTGACCTTCCAACAAACGTTTCCTCCCCCCATGTTTGGAAACACCCAGGCCACACCCGAAGCCTTTTGTGATAGGCTTCAGGCCGCACCCGAAGCCTTTTGTGATAGGCCCCAGGCTACACCCGAAGCCTTTTGTGATAGGCCCCAGGCCGCACCCGAAGCCTTTTGTGATAGGCCCCAAGCTTTCCAACCACACTATCCTTCCAAAAGGCATCAAACACCTTCACTGGTGCGCTGGTCATTCTTCAGCTCTTAAAGCGCCAGGAGCACCTCAGTTAGGGGGTTGCCAACATCGTTTGCACGCGCTCCTGGAGGTTTCATCCCTGACCTCCTGCCTTcaacctggagggttggcaacccccaCATCCAGTGGGTTTACCCACGTCTGCTGGTTATATCACCGCATTCCCCCCCACCGGCACCCAACCACTCCAGCCGACGACCTACACCGGATACACGGTGCTCACCATCTCGGGACATGCCCAGCTCCAGGCACTTGTTCAGCCGGCAGTGTTGGCACCGGTTACGGCTGGCGCGGTCAATCTGGCAGTTCTGCTGCCTGGAGCAGGTGTAGGTGACACTGTTCTGCTGGCTCCTTCTGAAGaacccctgagagagagagagagagaggggaggaaaaaaaaaacaaaattgcatGACGTGGAGAGATGACACAGACCCTCTGTCTCCATGACtgctctccatcccccaccccaccccacccccctttcCATTCACCCACCAGGAACATTTCAATGTGCAACCACCCGCCTCTAACTGCCCTGCCCCCATGTGCCAATCAATAATGGCggctataatacccacagtcctcTGTTCCCCAGAAACTGCTCTATCCCTCATGTGGTCGAACTGGTATGTGACACATTGCACTCCTGTATGtcgtgtcagagcccctgccacaCCTCCAACCCACAACCGCCTCTATATAGAGAGAGTTCAAACACCTCCCCCAGTCTACccaacccaccaccccccctccccacaaccttATAATCAAACATTTAGTTTCTCAAGGCCCCGTTACCTTGCAGCCTTCACAGGTTATGACTCCATAATGGATTCCGGACGATTTGTCTCCACAGATTTTGCACGGAATAATTTCAATTTGTGCTGCagcagacagagagaaggggagatgAAGAAATATCATTGAGGATTAAACATGCCacttgactctgtgtgtgtgtgtgtgtgtgtgtttgcctctttctgtgcatggATCTCCCTGGCCCGGTGCCGTGTTCCACCCACCTCTGCTCCAAATCTCCACTGGTTGCCTggaccaggaggaggccattcagccctcctcgagcctgctctgccattcattcaatcaggccatggctgatctgtcgcTCAACTCCATTTAAAGCTGTTGTTACCAAACTCTGCCACACGGAGGCAGTGTGGCCCCCTCCCGACCTGGTCGAACCGAAGCTCCCTTATGGTCACCCATCGTTGCACTTTGGTTCCCAGCGCGTTAACCCCCCGCCtttctccagagacttgagcccaacaTCCAAGCCGGcagtcccagtgccagtactgagggagtgctgcactgtcagaggtgccgtctttcgagaTGAGACATTTGAACCGAAGCTCCacaggtgggtataaaagatcccacggccaatattggaagaagagcaggggaggggggagttctccctggggcccaatatttatcacccaaccaacatcactgaaaacaaacgatctgggtcattatcgcattgctgtttgtgggggtcttgctgtgcgctaattgcctgccgcgtttcctgcatgacaacagcGACTGTGAGGCACTTTTGGATGTCCCGGGGGTTTCCTCCCCGACCCGCAccaccaaataaaaaaaaaaaaaagttcagccGGTCATTCCTCACGCCTGCggcttgcgggatcttgctgtgcggggaCTGGCTGGCGCGTTGGCCTGCGCAGCGGCAGCAGCGACGGCCTTTCAAAATCTGTGCGGTTTCCAATTcgttctgtctttgcctccctctccctctccctccccctctctccgggAACAATTTGAAGGCCCCAAGCAGTTCCGAAGAGGAGGCATCGTCTCACTCACGTAGTGCCCGCCTCTGATTTTGACAGAGGGAGGGCGAAGGGGAAGGGTGCAGGTACATCCCCCAGGATGGGCCTGTGCCTTTAAGAACGAGCGCACACGCACAGCCCCTGGGGGAGAAGAGCTGGTGGTTTGTCAAGTCACCATGGTGACGCTGCAGCACTATAATTACACATTCCTGATCCTCCCTACCAAATCTCCACCTGTATGTTTACGATTGCATCCACATGACTGCCTCTGCAACCTGCTTCAATCTGACTAATCCAGGCTAACTCCGGCTAATCCTTCCTCCCACTCACCAAACAGGGAGATGGAAATAGAGAGCCGCAGAGACACCGTTTCTACTCCTGTCTGCGCTCccaccatctccccctctctcctacACACCTCACACACCTGAGTTGCAAATTTGTtcaacactgtcccccatcaaacacctcccaggacaggtacagcacgggggttagatacagagtaaagctccctctacactgtcccccatcaaacactcccaggacaggtacagcacgggggttagatacagagtaaagctccctctacactgtccccatcaaacactcccaggacaggtacagcacgggggttagatacagagtaaagctccctctacactgtcccccatcaaacactccacaggacaggtacagcacgggggttagatacagagtaaagctccctctacactgtcccccatcaaac is from Heterodontus francisci isolate sHetFra1 chromosome 46, sHetFra1.hap1, whole genome shotgun sequence and encodes:
- the LOC137356833 gene encoding nuclear receptor ROR-alpha A-like isoform X2, producing METSLPDNSLHAAFSTMQRQTLSKAQIEIIPCKICGDKSSGIHYGVITCEGCKGFFRRSQQNSVTYTCSRQQNCQIDRASRNRCQHCRLNKCLELGMSRDAVKFGRMSKKQRDSLHAEVQKHRMQQQQQQPGKAEAAARAYAPTTAAQGQPKPAQESIPTGHVPSAGKPGIGGQGCCALELGSCPDQSALQLNELKHRPFSQSPGGADFLTRPSFARLHGTPLTSVTELDHVIQNVIKSHRETCQFLPEQVQSLRWKMFSQAEVESYQRKSTEEMWQKCAHSITDAIQYVVEFAKRIEGFMELCQNDQIVLLKAGSLEVVLLRMCRAFNPSNNTVFFEGKYAGPELFRSLGCEDLTSSIFEFSHGMCSLRLSEQELALFSAMVLLSADRMWLQERFKVERLQTNIQLALKHIVQRARHDPVLAKLPLKVVSLRNLCGRHAEKLGSFCTAHPLTVHSLFPPLYKELFTTESEHSTPFDL
- the LOC137356833 gene encoding nuclear receptor ROR-alpha A-like isoform X1, encoding METSLPDNSLHAAFSTMQRQTLSKGDGIVKKTHRSQIEIIPCKICGDKSSGIHYGVITCEGCKGFFRRSQQNSVTYTCSRQQNCQIDRASRNRCQHCRLNKCLELGMSRDAVKFGRMSKKQRDSLHAEVQKHRMQQQQQQPGKAEAAARAYAPTTAAQGQPKPAQESIPTGHVPSAGKPGIGGQGCCALELGSCPDQSALQLNELKHRPFSQSPGGADFLTRPSFARLHGTPLTSVTELDHVIQNVIKSHRETCQFLPEQVQSLRWKMFSQAEVESYQRKSTEEMWQKCAHSITDAIQYVVEFAKRIEGFMELCQNDQIVLLKAGSLEVVLLRMCRAFNPSNNTVFFEGKYAGPELFRSLGCEDLTSSIFEFSHGMCSLRLSEQELALFSAMVLLSADRMWLQERFKVERLQTNIQLALKHIVQRARHDPVLAKLPLKVVSLRNLCGRHAEKLGSFCTAHPLTVHSLFPPLYKELFTTESEHSTPFDL